From Oncorhynchus tshawytscha isolate Ot180627B linkage group LG11, Otsh_v2.0, whole genome shotgun sequence, the proteins below share one genomic window:
- the LOC112233151 gene encoding delta-like protein 4 isoform X1 — protein MATWFTFIIAIIITIFKQVLGSGVFELDLHHFQNNRGLLANGVACNPACRTFFRVCLKNYQTVVSPGDCYFGSVVTPVLGTNSFSVMEDGTFTKPIRLPLTHFAWPGSFSLIIEAWFSPSADLPEADTNNPALLISYFAIQRKLEVGDEWSQDVQSVRQTELRYSYRFICHANYYGDSCSKICAPRDDRFGHYTCNPDGQISCLPGWKGQYCEEPICLEGCSKINGNCSRPGQCVCREGWQGTFCNECKRHPSCKHGTCQQPWQCTCKEGWGGLLCDQDLNYCTHHKPCRNGATCMNTGQGSYTCTCQPGFTGDKCDSEVRECDSQPCRNGGQCLDLENGYRCACPQGFEGTHCEHRMLTCADSPCFHGKCRERDNGRSYMCECPGGFTGLNCEKKVDKCTSLPCTNGGRCVIHGTTRWCSCRSGFTGPRCEININECSMNPCANGASCMDRINDYTCICPLGYTGRNCDKPTDSCASKPCLNGGTCTNGAKGQPADCTCSAHFSGTQCQYYDVPLLIPPSPSPSPVRETQDRLNWAAICLGVGLVVLLVLIFMVAMVLRHIQQQRKREQDSETMNNLSHFQKENLISDLQLKNTNKKVELDLEVDCLREKSQNHKHINYHLDNKTFKEYKDEPSQEDKDENCKKTIEEKMPLSRKHSERPECRIATICSPRDSIYQSVFVIAEEKNECVIATEV, from the exons ATGGCAACTTGGTTTACCTTTATCATCGCAATTATTATAACGATTTTTAAGCAG GTTCTGGGATCTGGTGTATTCGAGCTTGATCTTCATCACTTTCAGAATAATAGAGGTTTGCTGGCAAACGGCGTAGCTTGTAATCCAGCGTGTAGGACTTTTTTCCGAGTTTGCTTGAAGAACTACCAGACCGTAGTGTCACCAGGTGACTGCTACTTCGGCAGTGTCGTTACACCTGTACTAGGCACCAACTCGTTCAGCGTCATGGAGGACGGCACGTTCACTAAACCTATTCGCCTGCCACTCACCCACTTCGCATGGCCG GGCTCGTTTTCTCTAATCATTGAAGCATGGTTTTCTCCTTCAGCGGATCTACCTGAAG CAGATACAAACAACCCTGCTTTATTGATTAGTTATTTTGCCATTCAAAGAAAGTTGGAAGTAGGAGATGAGTGGTCGCAGGATGTGCAAAGTGTGAGGCAGACGGAGTTAAGGTACTCATACCGGTTCATCTGCCATGCAAATTACTACGGGGACAGTTGTTCGAAAATATGCGCTCCAAGAGACGACCGTTTTGGCCACTACACCTGCAACCCTGACGGGCAAATATCATGTCTACCGGGCTGGAAGGGACAATACTGCGAAGAAC CAATTTGCCTTGAAGGGTGCAGCAAAATAAATGGAAATTGCTCAAggccaggacagtgtgt ATGCAGAGAGGGCTGGCAGGGCACCTTCTGTAATGAGTGTAAAAGGCATCCATCCTGCAAACATGGCACTTGTCAGCAGCCCTGGCAGTGCACCTGCAAAGAGGGCTGGGGAGGCCTCCTCTGTGACCAAG ATCTGAACTATTGCACCCATCACAAGCCGTGTCGTAATGGGGCCACTTGTATGAACACGGGCCAAGGGAGCTACACCTGTACCTGCCAGCCGGGCTTCACAGGGGACAAGTGTGACAGCGAGGTCAGGGAGTGCGACAGCCAGCCCTGTCGGAACGGAGGCCAGTGCTTG GACCTTGAGAACGGCTATAGGTGTGCATGTCCACAGGGGTTCGAGGGGACGCACTGCGAGCACAGAATGCTGACTTGTGCCGATTCACCCTGCTTCCACGGGAAGTGCAGAGAAAGGGACAACGGGCGGAGCTACATGTGCGAGTGCCCAGGGGGCTTCACTGGACTCAACTGTGAAAAGAAAGTGGACAAATGCACCTCCTTGCCCTGTACAAATG GTGGACGTTGTGTTATCCACGGCACCACACGTTGGTGCAGCTGCCGCTCAGGCTTCACCGGCCCACGCTGCGAGATCAACATCAACGAGTGTTCCATGAACCCCTGCGCCAACGGAGCCAGCTGCATGGACCGCATCAACGACTACACCTGTATCTGCCCCCTGGGCTACACCGGCCGCAACTGTGACAAGCCCACTGACAGCTGTGCCTCCAAACCCTGCCTGAACGGTGGGACCTGCACCAACGGGGCCAAAGGCCAGCCTGCTGACTGCACCTGCTCAGCCCACTTCAGCGGCACCCAGTGCCAGTACTACGATGTGCCTTTACTCAtcccccccagccccagcccGAGCCCTGTCAGAGAGACCCAAGACAGGCTCAACTGGGCAGCCATCTGTCTGGGTGTGGGCCTGGTGGTGCTCCTGGTGCTGATCTTCATGGTGGCCATGGTCCTGCGCCACATCCAGCAGCAGAGGAAGAGGGAGCAGGACTCAGAGACCATGAACAACCTTTCACATTTCCAGAAGGAGAACCTCATTTCTGACCTGCAGCTGAAGAACACCAACAAAAAGGTGGAGCTGGACCTGGAGGTGGATTGTCTCAGGGAGAAGTCCCAAAACCACAAACACATCAACTACCACTTGGACAACAAAACCTTCAAGGAGTACAAGGATGAGCCGTCGCAAGAGGATAAAGACGAGAACTGTAAAAAGACGATAGAGGAGAAAATGCCGTTGAGTAGAAAACACAG CGAAAGGCCAGAGTGTAGGATAGCAACGATATGTTCTCCAAGAGATTCCATATACCAGTCTGTGTTTGTGATAGCAGAGGAGAAAAATGAATGCGTCATAGCAACTGAG GTATAA
- the LOC112233151 gene encoding delta-like protein 4 isoform X2, protein MATWFTFIIAIIITIFKQVLGSGVFELDLHHFQNNRGLLANGVACNPACRTFFRVCLKNYQTVVSPGDCYFGSVVTPVLGTNSFSVMEDGTFTKPIRLPLTHFAWPGSFSLIIEAWFSPSADLPEDTNNPALLISYFAIQRKLEVGDEWSQDVQSVRQTELRYSYRFICHANYYGDSCSKICAPRDDRFGHYTCNPDGQISCLPGWKGQYCEEPICLEGCSKINGNCSRPGQCVCREGWQGTFCNECKRHPSCKHGTCQQPWQCTCKEGWGGLLCDQDLNYCTHHKPCRNGATCMNTGQGSYTCTCQPGFTGDKCDSEVRECDSQPCRNGGQCLDLENGYRCACPQGFEGTHCEHRMLTCADSPCFHGKCRERDNGRSYMCECPGGFTGLNCEKKVDKCTSLPCTNGGRCVIHGTTRWCSCRSGFTGPRCEININECSMNPCANGASCMDRINDYTCICPLGYTGRNCDKPTDSCASKPCLNGGTCTNGAKGQPADCTCSAHFSGTQCQYYDVPLLIPPSPSPSPVRETQDRLNWAAICLGVGLVVLLVLIFMVAMVLRHIQQQRKREQDSETMNNLSHFQKENLISDLQLKNTNKKVELDLEVDCLREKSQNHKHINYHLDNKTFKEYKDEPSQEDKDENCKKTIEEKMPLSRKHSERPECRIATICSPRDSIYQSVFVIAEEKNECVIATEV, encoded by the exons ATGGCAACTTGGTTTACCTTTATCATCGCAATTATTATAACGATTTTTAAGCAG GTTCTGGGATCTGGTGTATTCGAGCTTGATCTTCATCACTTTCAGAATAATAGAGGTTTGCTGGCAAACGGCGTAGCTTGTAATCCAGCGTGTAGGACTTTTTTCCGAGTTTGCTTGAAGAACTACCAGACCGTAGTGTCACCAGGTGACTGCTACTTCGGCAGTGTCGTTACACCTGTACTAGGCACCAACTCGTTCAGCGTCATGGAGGACGGCACGTTCACTAAACCTATTCGCCTGCCACTCACCCACTTCGCATGGCCG GGCTCGTTTTCTCTAATCATTGAAGCATGGTTTTCTCCTTCAGCGGATCTACCTGAAG ATACAAACAACCCTGCTTTATTGATTAGTTATTTTGCCATTCAAAGAAAGTTGGAAGTAGGAGATGAGTGGTCGCAGGATGTGCAAAGTGTGAGGCAGACGGAGTTAAGGTACTCATACCGGTTCATCTGCCATGCAAATTACTACGGGGACAGTTGTTCGAAAATATGCGCTCCAAGAGACGACCGTTTTGGCCACTACACCTGCAACCCTGACGGGCAAATATCATGTCTACCGGGCTGGAAGGGACAATACTGCGAAGAAC CAATTTGCCTTGAAGGGTGCAGCAAAATAAATGGAAATTGCTCAAggccaggacagtgtgt ATGCAGAGAGGGCTGGCAGGGCACCTTCTGTAATGAGTGTAAAAGGCATCCATCCTGCAAACATGGCACTTGTCAGCAGCCCTGGCAGTGCACCTGCAAAGAGGGCTGGGGAGGCCTCCTCTGTGACCAAG ATCTGAACTATTGCACCCATCACAAGCCGTGTCGTAATGGGGCCACTTGTATGAACACGGGCCAAGGGAGCTACACCTGTACCTGCCAGCCGGGCTTCACAGGGGACAAGTGTGACAGCGAGGTCAGGGAGTGCGACAGCCAGCCCTGTCGGAACGGAGGCCAGTGCTTG GACCTTGAGAACGGCTATAGGTGTGCATGTCCACAGGGGTTCGAGGGGACGCACTGCGAGCACAGAATGCTGACTTGTGCCGATTCACCCTGCTTCCACGGGAAGTGCAGAGAAAGGGACAACGGGCGGAGCTACATGTGCGAGTGCCCAGGGGGCTTCACTGGACTCAACTGTGAAAAGAAAGTGGACAAATGCACCTCCTTGCCCTGTACAAATG GTGGACGTTGTGTTATCCACGGCACCACACGTTGGTGCAGCTGCCGCTCAGGCTTCACCGGCCCACGCTGCGAGATCAACATCAACGAGTGTTCCATGAACCCCTGCGCCAACGGAGCCAGCTGCATGGACCGCATCAACGACTACACCTGTATCTGCCCCCTGGGCTACACCGGCCGCAACTGTGACAAGCCCACTGACAGCTGTGCCTCCAAACCCTGCCTGAACGGTGGGACCTGCACCAACGGGGCCAAAGGCCAGCCTGCTGACTGCACCTGCTCAGCCCACTTCAGCGGCACCCAGTGCCAGTACTACGATGTGCCTTTACTCAtcccccccagccccagcccGAGCCCTGTCAGAGAGACCCAAGACAGGCTCAACTGGGCAGCCATCTGTCTGGGTGTGGGCCTGGTGGTGCTCCTGGTGCTGATCTTCATGGTGGCCATGGTCCTGCGCCACATCCAGCAGCAGAGGAAGAGGGAGCAGGACTCAGAGACCATGAACAACCTTTCACATTTCCAGAAGGAGAACCTCATTTCTGACCTGCAGCTGAAGAACACCAACAAAAAGGTGGAGCTGGACCTGGAGGTGGATTGTCTCAGGGAGAAGTCCCAAAACCACAAACACATCAACTACCACTTGGACAACAAAACCTTCAAGGAGTACAAGGATGAGCCGTCGCAAGAGGATAAAGACGAGAACTGTAAAAAGACGATAGAGGAGAAAATGCCGTTGAGTAGAAAACACAG CGAAAGGCCAGAGTGTAGGATAGCAACGATATGTTCTCCAAGAGATTCCATATACCAGTCTGTGTTTGTGATAGCAGAGGAGAAAAATGAATGCGTCATAGCAACTGAG GTATAA